In Actinoplanes sp. NBC_00393, a single genomic region encodes these proteins:
- a CDS encoding ABC transporter permease gives MLTRDRIGSFVAVVLGTVLVTTFLLLLTSARPRVPDRFAGAAAVVASPAADNRPDEFAEPVPWTAATVQSLADRIRAVPGVTGVTVDRDFYAQPVVDGRPVAGSTRGHAWPGADPGGAVVNRDLGIPVGAPITVLTGAGPVQWQVSGHTDRPGVHVAEDIAARLGPGVRAMAVTGDFDTAAVRAVVGAEGRVLTGDQRGAAEPRADARLRWIGMQVLSGTAAVAGFAAIFLVASTAAYEVNQRRREIGLLRAVGATPRQIRSMLHRSALLLGAGAAAVGVLIGSLIALVLAPALVRAGLEPYGYAVLWQPWVLAVAFLAGPLISLAGAAVAARRVSRVGALEALRVAEVEPRAMSRARWTAGLAALAAAAGAGIAAATSGSLRDLGTYALMGAMALIAAAALLAPAVVPALIRFLLAPLKGIIATLARESARTAVRRTASTAAPVLFTVAFAVFVTGTVQTGAAAFDARRSDTVPPGQVLVPSGTPGLSDAAAGRAPLDTTVYVDGRAVVTIGADRVPAGTALVGAGLSGSAAAGAGYGSADAGAGDGSADAGGASDGSAITVTYADGATETLRVTGAPPDGPFAADLVISRDTARRHDPSALAPAVYPAPPGPAGLGARIAAPADLARQAEAEDDRLIGIFTLLLLAVSAGAGALAVTNTLLMTARHRRPDYRVLRLSGASGRQVLRAIALETTCVVAIGTLLGGGAGMLAVAGSARSLSEQVGHHVPVLISWPVTAGTVLLCLLCALAAATLPAARLVRRPAAD, from the coding sequence GTGCTGACCCGGGACCGGATCGGGAGCTTCGTCGCGGTCGTGCTCGGCACCGTGCTGGTCACGACGTTCCTGCTGCTGCTCACGTCCGCCCGGCCCCGCGTACCGGACCGGTTCGCCGGCGCCGCCGCCGTGGTGGCGAGCCCGGCAGCGGACAACCGGCCGGACGAGTTCGCCGAGCCGGTGCCGTGGACGGCGGCGACCGTACAGTCGCTGGCGGACCGCATCCGGGCGGTGCCCGGGGTGACCGGCGTGACCGTGGACCGCGACTTCTACGCCCAGCCGGTGGTGGACGGCCGCCCGGTGGCCGGCAGCACCCGCGGGCACGCGTGGCCGGGCGCCGACCCCGGCGGGGCGGTCGTGAACCGGGACCTCGGCATCCCGGTGGGTGCCCCGATCACCGTGCTCACCGGCGCCGGGCCGGTGCAGTGGCAGGTCAGCGGGCACACCGACCGTCCCGGCGTCCACGTCGCGGAGGACATCGCGGCACGGTTGGGGCCCGGGGTACGCGCGATGGCCGTCACCGGCGATTTCGATACCGCCGCGGTGCGGGCCGTCGTCGGCGCCGAGGGTCGCGTGCTGACCGGGGACCAGCGGGGAGCCGCCGAGCCGCGCGCCGACGCCCGGCTGCGGTGGATCGGCATGCAGGTGCTCAGCGGGACCGCAGCCGTCGCCGGGTTCGCCGCGATCTTCCTGGTCGCCTCGACCGCCGCGTACGAGGTGAACCAGCGCCGCCGCGAGATCGGTCTGCTGCGTGCGGTCGGGGCGACACCGCGGCAGATCCGGTCGATGCTGCACCGGTCGGCGCTGCTCCTCGGGGCTGGGGCGGCTGCGGTGGGCGTACTGATCGGGTCGTTGATCGCCCTGGTGCTGGCGCCGGCGCTGGTCCGTGCCGGCCTGGAGCCGTACGGATATGCCGTCCTCTGGCAGCCCTGGGTGCTGGCTGTCGCGTTCCTGGCGGGCCCGCTGATCTCGCTGGCCGGCGCCGCCGTGGCGGCCCGCCGCGTCTCCCGGGTCGGCGCCCTCGAAGCGTTGCGCGTCGCCGAGGTCGAACCGCGTGCGATGAGCCGGGCCCGCTGGACCGCGGGCCTCGCCGCCCTCGCCGCTGCGGCCGGCGCCGGCATCGCGGCAGCGACCTCCGGCAGCCTCCGGGACCTCGGCACCTATGCCCTGATGGGTGCGATGGCGCTGATCGCCGCGGCGGCCCTGCTCGCCCCGGCGGTGGTGCCGGCCCTGATCCGCTTCCTGCTCGCCCCGCTGAAGGGGATCATCGCGACGCTGGCCCGGGAGAGCGCCCGCACCGCGGTCCGCCGCACCGCGTCCACCGCCGCGCCGGTCCTGTTCACCGTGGCCTTCGCCGTCTTCGTCACCGGGACGGTGCAGACGGGGGCCGCCGCGTTCGACGCCCGGCGCAGCGACACGGTCCCGCCGGGGCAGGTCCTGGTCCCTTCAGGGACGCCCGGCCTCAGCGACGCGGCGGCGGGCCGTGCGCCTCTGGACACCACCGTGTACGTCGATGGCCGCGCGGTCGTGACGATCGGCGCCGACCGCGTCCCTGCCGGAACTGCACTGGTCGGCGCCGGGCTTTCCGGATCAGCCGCCGCCGGCGCAGGTTACGGATCGGCTGACGCCGGTGCTGGCGATGGATCGGCTGATGCCGGCGGCGCAAGCGACGGATCGGCAATCACCGTCACCTACGCCGACGGCGCGACTGAGACGCTGCGGGTGACCGGAGCTCCGCCTGACGGTCCGTTCGCCGCGGATCTGGTGATCTCGCGGGACACCGCGCGCCGGCACGACCCGTCGGCGCTGGCGCCCGCTGTCTATCCCGCTCCGCCCGGCCCCGCCGGTCTCGGCGCGCGGATCGCCGCCCCGGCCGACCTGGCCCGGCAGGCGGAAGCCGAGGACGACCGGCTGATCGGGATCTTCACCCTGCTGCTCCTCGCTGTCTCGGCCGGGGCCGGAGCACTCGCGGTCACCAACACCCTGCTCATGACCGCCCGCCACCGCCGCCCCGACTACCGGGTGTTGCGCCTGTCCGGCGCGTCCGGGCGGCAGGTGCTGCGGGCGATCGCCCTGGAGACCACCTGCGTGGTGGCGATCGGGACCCTGCTCGGCGGGGGTGCGGGAATGCTCGCGGTGGCCGGCTCGGCACGTTCGCTCAGCGAGCAGGTGGGTCACCACGTACCCGTCCTGATCTCCTGGCCGGTGACCGCCGGGACCGTCCTGCTCTGCCTGCTGTGCGCACTGGCCGCGGCCACCCTCCCGGCGGCCCGCCTGGTGCGCCGCCCGGCGGCCGACTGA
- a CDS encoding serine/threonine-protein kinase, with the protein MSDAPALLAGRYRLAALLGRGGMGEVWLARDEVLERDVAVKEIDQPTAEDGDAAARRTLREARAAARLSHPGVVQVYDVLQLDGRTWIVMEYVPSRSLRQVVQDDGPLEPYRVARIGLDLLSALRAAHRVGVQHRDVKPANVLLADDGRVLLSDFGIAAVDDDAVISRSDVLVGSPQFMAPERAQTGAGGPEADLWSLGATLYAAVEGRAPFQRGSTMATLAALTTEEPEPPQRAGALRPLLDGLLRKDPAARMEAEDADSLLRRIIADLADEEPQRSWGPAPGTQEEPEDQEEPQGPQEPGDGSDRNAGTQLLPVPKTDGDRAPQPAQPKTPRRALLAGAAALTALVAAGAVWLVADQDPEDPAAQRGQPGVTRSAGPDPVVQPGTSPTGAGPTGSSSTGAAPSATRPTENAPASPDGGAAGARPDLPAGWRDYRDATGFEVYVPSGWKRSKEGTMVYFRGDGKVLGIDQTDRPKSDPVADWRSQSDYRVDRGDFPGYREIKIESVPYFRKAADWEFTFSRNGVRQHVNNRGVVVADDKAYGFYWQTSDAAWAGAKDDLQLVFDSFVPAD; encoded by the coding sequence ATGTCCGATGCGCCAGCGTTGCTCGCCGGGAGGTACCGGCTTGCTGCCCTGCTGGGCCGGGGCGGCATGGGCGAGGTGTGGCTGGCCCGCGACGAGGTCCTGGAACGTGACGTCGCGGTCAAGGAGATCGACCAGCCGACGGCGGAGGACGGTGACGCCGCGGCGCGGCGCACGCTGCGGGAGGCCCGGGCGGCGGCGCGGCTCAGCCATCCCGGTGTGGTCCAGGTGTATGACGTGCTTCAGCTGGACGGCCGCACCTGGATCGTCATGGAGTACGTGCCGTCCCGCTCGCTGCGCCAGGTCGTGCAGGACGACGGGCCGCTGGAACCGTACCGGGTGGCCCGCATCGGCCTGGACCTGCTTTCCGCGTTGCGGGCCGCGCACCGGGTGGGCGTGCAGCACCGGGACGTGAAACCGGCCAACGTCCTGCTCGCCGACGACGGGCGGGTGCTGCTCAGCGACTTCGGCATCGCGGCCGTCGACGACGACGCGGTGATCAGCCGGTCGGACGTGCTCGTCGGGTCGCCGCAGTTCATGGCGCCGGAGCGGGCGCAGACCGGGGCCGGCGGTCCGGAGGCGGATCTGTGGTCGCTGGGCGCGACCCTGTACGCGGCGGTGGAGGGACGGGCGCCCTTCCAGCGGGGGTCGACGATGGCGACGCTGGCCGCGCTCACCACCGAGGAGCCGGAACCACCGCAGCGGGCCGGCGCGCTGCGGCCGCTGCTCGACGGCCTGCTCCGCAAGGATCCGGCCGCGCGGATGGAGGCCGAGGACGCGGACAGCCTGCTCCGGCGGATCATCGCGGACCTGGCGGACGAGGAGCCGCAGAGATCCTGGGGGCCCGCGCCCGGCACGCAGGAAGAGCCGGAAGACCAGGAGGAGCCGCAAGGACCGCAAGAGCCGGGCGACGGCTCGGACCGGAATGCGGGGACGCAGCTTCTCCCCGTACCGAAAACCGACGGCGACCGTGCGCCCCAGCCTGCGCAGCCCAAGACACCCCGGCGTGCGCTGCTTGCTGGGGCTGCCGCCCTGACCGCGCTGGTCGCGGCGGGCGCCGTGTGGCTGGTGGCGGACCAGGATCCGGAGGATCCGGCCGCGCAGCGCGGGCAACCGGGTGTGACCCGATCGGCCGGCCCGGACCCCGTGGTGCAGCCCGGGACGAGCCCGACCGGGGCCGGCCCGACCGGAAGCAGTTCGACCGGTGCGGCGCCGAGCGCGACCCGGCCCACCGAGAACGCGCCGGCGTCACCGGACGGGGGAGCGGCGGGCGCGAGGCCGGACCTCCCGGCCGGGTGGCGCGACTATCGCGATGCGACAGGTTTTGAGGTGTACGTCCCCTCGGGCTGGAAACGCTCGAAAGAGGGGACGATGGTGTACTTCCGCGGCGACGGCAAGGTGCTCGGCATCGACCAGACCGACCGGCCGAAGTCGGATCCGGTGGCGGATTGGCGCAGCCAGTCGGATTACCGCGTGGACCGGGGCGACTTCCCCGGATACCGCGAGATCAAGATCGAGTCGGTGCCCTATTTCCGCAAGGCGGCCGACTGGGAGTTCACGTTCAGCCGCAACGGTGTGCGGCAGCACGTCAACAACCGGGGCGTGGTGGTCGCCGACGACAAGGCCTACGGCTTTTACTGGCAGACCAGCGACGCAGCGTGGGCCGGGGCGAAAGACGACTTGCAGCTGGTCTTCGACAGCTTCGTCCCCGCTGATTGA
- a CDS encoding Uma2 family endonuclease, whose protein sequence is MSLDELLKSGGPWTEQEFLALDKTATRVELIDGSILVSPAPHRRHQDISARLWMSLFAPAQAAGLSARQAVNVRLGPQTIVIPDLVVETARDGGVVEDASGVVLACEITSPSNVMTDRIGKKLFYADARIPWYLLVEPDFADYTTVSLHLFRLEGKKYTVHAVARPGETLSSAEPFPFKIHTSDLSDF, encoded by the coding sequence ATGAGCCTGGACGAGCTTCTGAAATCCGGCGGCCCCTGGACTGAGCAGGAATTCCTCGCGCTCGACAAGACGGCGACCCGAGTCGAGCTGATCGATGGGAGCATCCTGGTGAGTCCGGCACCGCACCGGCGCCATCAAGACATCTCGGCCAGACTCTGGATGTCTTTGTTCGCCCCCGCTCAGGCCGCCGGCCTGAGCGCCCGGCAAGCCGTCAACGTGCGACTGGGCCCCCAGACGATCGTGATCCCGGATCTTGTGGTCGAGACGGCGCGCGACGGGGGCGTCGTCGAAGACGCTTCAGGCGTCGTTCTGGCCTGTGAGATCACCTCACCGAGCAACGTCATGACCGACCGGATCGGTAAGAAGCTGTTCTACGCCGACGCGAGAATCCCGTGGTATCTGCTCGTCGAACCCGACTTCGCCGACTACACGACGGTCTCACTGCATTTGTTCCGGCTGGAGGGCAAGAAGTACACCGTCCATGCGGTCGCCCGGCCTGGCGAAACCCTCAGCTCGGCCGAGCCGTTTCCGTTCAAGATCCATACCAGCGACCTGAGCGACTTCTAG
- a CDS encoding aminotransferase class I/II-fold pyridoxal phosphate-dependent enzyme, whose product MKERLADSSARGLAEAVSRAVGDGALPGGTKLPPVRSVATELHLSPSTVNAAWQLLRRAGTIRTDGRRGTVVATPGAGGPGRYRAALRQTSGFGLDLSTGVPDPRLLPPIPALYGLSPAPTSYLDEPVLPELGALLRERWPYPAERLAIFDGAMDAVDQVASALLRLGDLAVVENPCFPPLLDLLEVLGVPVIGVGTDELGMLPGQLEAAMARRPAAVFLQPRALNPTGASWSPSRAGALAAVLAQHPSVYVVEDDSAGDLASGPLCSLGTHLPRQVVHVRSFSKSHGPDLRLAAVSGPATVLDPILERRLLGQGWTSRLLQHLLLSLLTDPASVTAVRAARDEYARRRHLITSGLAAAGIALPPGEGLNIWLPVADEQAALLSLASAGIGAAAGTAFAVGPAGESHLRVTVGLVATDHAEVATQLARAAEAATPGIFR is encoded by the coding sequence GTGAAAGAACGACTCGCGGATTCCAGCGCCCGCGGTCTGGCCGAGGCGGTCAGCCGGGCCGTCGGCGACGGCGCATTGCCGGGCGGGACCAAACTGCCGCCGGTCCGGTCGGTCGCGACCGAACTGCACCTGTCGCCCAGCACGGTCAACGCAGCGTGGCAGCTGCTGCGGCGGGCCGGCACCATCCGGACGGACGGGCGGCGCGGAACGGTCGTCGCCACTCCCGGCGCGGGCGGACCGGGCCGCTACCGGGCAGCGCTACGGCAGACCTCCGGCTTCGGGCTCGACCTGTCCACCGGGGTTCCCGACCCGCGGCTGCTGCCGCCCATCCCGGCGCTGTACGGGCTCTCCCCCGCGCCGACCAGCTACCTCGACGAGCCGGTGCTGCCCGAGCTGGGGGCGCTGCTGCGGGAGCGGTGGCCGTACCCGGCGGAGCGGCTGGCGATCTTCGACGGGGCGATGGACGCGGTCGACCAGGTGGCGTCGGCGCTGCTGCGCCTCGGGGACCTGGCCGTGGTGGAGAACCCCTGTTTCCCGCCCCTGCTCGATCTGCTCGAGGTGCTCGGCGTACCGGTGATCGGGGTCGGCACCGACGAGCTGGGCATGCTGCCGGGCCAGCTCGAAGCCGCGATGGCGCGACGGCCCGCCGCGGTCTTCCTCCAGCCGCGCGCGCTGAACCCCACCGGTGCGTCGTGGTCACCGTCGCGGGCGGGCGCACTCGCCGCGGTGCTTGCGCAACACCCGTCGGTGTACGTGGTGGAGGACGATTCGGCCGGCGATCTGGCCTCCGGGCCGCTCTGTTCTCTCGGGACGCATCTGCCCCGACAGGTCGTACACGTGCGCAGTTTCTCCAAGTCGCACGGCCCGGACCTGCGGCTGGCCGCGGTCAGCGGGCCGGCCACGGTCCTCGACCCGATCCTCGAGCGGCGGCTGCTCGGCCAGGGCTGGACCAGCCGGCTGCTGCAACATCTGCTGCTCAGCTTGTTGACCGACCCGGCGTCGGTGACGGCGGTGCGGGCCGCACGCGACGAGTACGCCCGACGTCGTCACCTGATCACTTCCGGTCTGGCGGCCGCGGGCATCGCGCTGCCGCCGGGCGAGGGCCTGAACATCTGGCTGCCGGTGGCGGACGAGCAGGCCGCGCTGCTGAGCCTGGCCAGCGCCGGCATCGGGGCGGCGGCGGGCACAGCGTTCGCGGTGGGTCCGGCCGGAGAGTCCCACTTACGGGTGACCGTTGGGCTCGTGGCCACCGACCACGCAGAGGTAGCAACGCAGCTCGCACGGGCCGCCGAAGCAGCAACGCCCGGAATCTTTCGTTGA
- a CDS encoding CoA-acylating methylmalonate-semialdehyde dehydrogenase — MNHIAHWIGGAERAGESGRVGPVFNPATGEQIASVDLASTGEVAAAVAVAKDAAKEWREASLSKRSAVLFKFRELLAANTGELAKIITTEHGKVLADAAGEVARGLENVEFATGIPHLMKGSFSEQAATGVDVYSIRQPLGVVAGITPFNFPAMVPLWMCATAIAAGNAFVLKPSEKDPSASLFLARLWKEAGLPDGVFNVVHGDKEAVDALLTHPDIAAVSFVGSTPIAKYIYETGTAHGKRVQALGGAKNHMIVLPDAELDAAADAAISAGYGAAGERCMAISVVVAVGDIADPLVEAIAARLPKIKIGDGSDPSSEMGPLISAQHRDKVAGYIEAGAAEGASVVADGRLSEISDKGFFLGATLLDNVTPSMTVYTDEIFGPVLSVVRVDTYAEAVELVNANEYGNGTAIYTRDGGAARQFQFDVNAGMVGVNVPIPVPVAYYSFGGWKASLFGDTHMYGPDGIHFFTRSKVVTSRWPDPGTSAIDLGFPQTR, encoded by the coding sequence ATGAATCACATCGCGCACTGGATCGGCGGCGCGGAGCGCGCCGGCGAGTCCGGCCGGGTCGGCCCGGTCTTCAACCCCGCCACCGGCGAGCAGATCGCCTCGGTCGACCTGGCCTCGACCGGCGAGGTCGCCGCCGCGGTGGCCGTCGCCAAGGACGCCGCCAAGGAGTGGCGCGAGGCGTCGCTGTCCAAGCGTTCCGCCGTGCTCTTCAAGTTCCGGGAGCTGCTCGCGGCGAACACCGGCGAGCTGGCGAAGATCATCACCACCGAGCACGGCAAGGTGCTCGCCGACGCCGCCGGTGAGGTGGCCCGCGGCCTGGAGAACGTCGAGTTCGCCACCGGCATCCCGCACCTGATGAAGGGCTCCTTCTCGGAGCAGGCCGCCACCGGCGTCGACGTGTACTCGATCCGTCAGCCGCTCGGCGTGGTCGCCGGCATCACCCCGTTCAACTTCCCGGCCATGGTGCCGCTGTGGATGTGTGCCACCGCGATCGCCGCGGGCAACGCGTTCGTGCTCAAGCCGAGCGAGAAGGACCCGTCCGCGTCGCTGTTCCTGGCCCGGCTGTGGAAGGAAGCCGGCCTGCCGGACGGCGTCTTCAACGTCGTGCACGGCGACAAGGAGGCGGTCGACGCGCTCCTGACCCACCCGGACATCGCGGCGGTCAGCTTCGTCGGCTCCACCCCGATCGCCAAGTACATCTACGAGACCGGCACCGCGCACGGCAAGCGGGTCCAGGCCCTCGGCGGCGCCAAGAACCACATGATCGTGCTGCCGGACGCCGAGCTGGACGCGGCCGCCGATGCGGCGATCAGCGCGGGGTACGGCGCGGCCGGTGAACGCTGCATGGCGATCTCCGTGGTGGTGGCCGTCGGTGACATCGCCGACCCGCTGGTCGAGGCGATCGCGGCCCGCCTGCCGAAGATCAAGATCGGGGACGGCTCCGACCCGTCGTCGGAGATGGGCCCGCTGATCAGCGCGCAGCACCGGGACAAGGTCGCCGGGTACATCGAGGCCGGCGCTGCCGAGGGGGCTTCCGTCGTCGCGGATGGCCGTTTGTCAGAAATCTCGGACAAGGGATTCTTCCTGGGCGCCACCCTGCTCGACAACGTGACCCCGTCCATGACGGTCTACACCGACGAGATCTTCGGGCCGGTGCTCTCCGTCGTCCGCGTGGACACCTACGCCGAAGCCGTCGAGCTGGTCAACGCCAACGAGTACGGCAACGGCACCGCCATCTACACCCGCGACGGTGGCGCCGCCCGGCAGTTCCAGTTCGACGTGAACGCCGGCATGGTCGGGGTGAACGTGCCGATCCCGGTGCCGGTCGCCTACTACTCGTTCGGCGGCTGGAAGGCGTCGCTGTTCGGCGACACCCACATGTACGGCCCGGACGGCATCCACTTCTTCACCCGCAGCAAGGTCGTCACCTCGCGCTGGCCCGACCCGGGAACCTCGGCGATCGACCTCGGCTTCCCGCAGACCCGGTGA
- a CDS encoding aspartate aminotransferase family protein — protein sequence MSTDSQVRADDRAHVFHSWSAQGLIDPLPIEKALGSYFWDYSGRKYLDFSSQLVNINIGHQHPRMIEAIQEQAAKLCTIQPAFANDKRGEAARMIAEVAPANLNKVFFTNGGAEANENAIRMARLHTGRHKVLSTYRSYHGSTATAITATGDPRRWPNEPVAIGVVHFWGPYPYRSPFHSESPEQETERALAHLRDTIVFEGPATIAAILLETVVGTNGILVPPPGYLAGVREICDEFGIVFIADEVMAGFGRCGEWFAIDRWGVAPDLITFAKGVNSGYLPLGGVVISDEIAATFRERPFPGGLTYSGHPLACASAVASMQIFKEEGIIEHARALGDDVIGPELAALAEKHPSVGEVRGLGVFWAIELVSDRAKKTPLVPFNAAGAAAAPMNQVAAACKERGLWPFTHFNRIHVVPPCTTTAGEVREGLSILDEALSVADSFYTA from the coding sequence GTGAGCACTGATTCCCAGGTGCGCGCCGACGATCGCGCCCACGTCTTCCATTCCTGGTCCGCTCAGGGCCTGATCGACCCGCTGCCCATCGAGAAAGCGCTGGGCAGCTACTTCTGGGACTACAGCGGCCGGAAGTATCTCGACTTCTCGTCCCAGCTCGTCAACATCAACATCGGGCACCAGCACCCCCGGATGATCGAGGCGATCCAGGAGCAGGCCGCCAAGCTCTGCACCATCCAGCCGGCCTTCGCCAACGACAAGCGCGGCGAGGCGGCCCGGATGATCGCCGAGGTCGCCCCGGCCAACCTGAACAAGGTGTTCTTCACCAACGGCGGCGCCGAGGCCAACGAGAACGCCATCCGGATGGCCCGGCTGCACACCGGCCGGCACAAGGTGCTCTCCACCTACCGCAGCTATCACGGCTCGACGGCCACCGCGATCACCGCGACCGGCGACCCGCGCCGCTGGCCGAACGAGCCGGTGGCGATCGGCGTGGTGCACTTCTGGGGGCCGTACCCGTACCGGTCGCCGTTCCACTCGGAGTCGCCCGAGCAGGAGACCGAGCGCGCCCTGGCGCACCTGCGCGACACGATCGTCTTCGAGGGGCCGGCCACCATCGCCGCGATCCTGCTCGAGACCGTGGTGGGCACCAACGGCATCCTGGTCCCGCCGCCCGGCTACCTGGCCGGTGTGCGGGAGATCTGCGACGAGTTCGGCATCGTCTTCATCGCCGACGAGGTGATGGCCGGGTTCGGCCGGTGCGGCGAGTGGTTCGCGATCGACCGGTGGGGTGTCGCCCCCGACCTGATCACCTTCGCCAAGGGCGTCAACTCCGGCTATCTGCCGCTGGGCGGTGTGGTGATCTCCGACGAGATCGCCGCGACGTTCCGCGAGCGGCCGTTCCCCGGTGGCCTCACCTACTCCGGGCACCCCCTCGCCTGCGCGTCGGCAGTCGCGTCGATGCAGATCTTCAAGGAGGAGGGGATCATCGAGCACGCCCGCGCGCTCGGTGACGACGTGATCGGCCCGGAACTGGCCGCGCTGGCCGAGAAGCACCCGAGCGTCGGCGAGGTCCGCGGCCTCGGCGTCTTCTGGGCGATCGAGCTGGTCTCCGACCGGGCGAAGAAGACGCCGCTGGTGCCGTTCAACGCGGCCGGCGCCGCCGCCGCGCCGATGAACCAGGTGGCCGCGGCCTGCAAGGAACGCGGGCTCTGGCCGTTCACCCATTTCAACCGGATCCACGTCGTGCCGCCCTGCACCACCACGGCCGGCGAGGTGCGGGAAGGTCTGTCGATCCTGGACGAGGCGCTGAGCGTCGCGGACAGCTTCTACACCGCCTGA
- a CDS encoding gamma-aminobutyraldehyde dehydrogenase yields the protein MSTDSPVLRNFVNGSYTGTVDGITSPVVDPSTGEAYASAPVSSAQDVEAAVAAAATGFETWRDSTPAERQRALLRIADAVEARGEELIAAECRNTGKPVEATRQEELGPLLDELRFFAGAARVLEGKSAGEYLRDHTSFVRREPIGVCAQITPWNYPMVMGVWKFAPAIAAGNSVVLKPSDTTPVSTLLLAEIAAEFLPPGVLNVVCGDRDTGRALVSHPVPQLVSITGSTRAGMEVASAAAPDLKRVHLELGGKAPVVVFDDVDIAATAEAIAGAGYFNAGQDCTAATRVLVHERIAAEFTAALAAAAKNTRVGAPSDTGAYFGPVNNVNQLDRVTGFLARTPDHAEVVAGGNRIGDRGYFFEPTVVTGLRQQDEMIQDEVFGPVITVQSFTDEDAAVRWANDVRFGLSASVWTQNHGRAMRVSRRLDFGAVWINTHLPFVSEMPHGGYGHSGYGKDLSMYGFEEYTRIKHVMSFNG from the coding sequence GTGAGCACCGATAGTCCCGTGCTACGCAACTTCGTCAACGGGTCGTACACCGGCACCGTGGACGGGATCACCTCGCCGGTCGTCGACCCGAGCACCGGGGAGGCGTACGCGAGTGCGCCCGTCTCCTCGGCGCAGGACGTCGAGGCGGCGGTGGCGGCCGCCGCCACGGGGTTCGAGACCTGGCGGGACAGCACGCCCGCCGAGCGGCAGCGGGCGCTGCTGCGCATCGCCGACGCGGTCGAGGCCCGCGGCGAGGAGCTGATCGCGGCCGAGTGCCGCAACACCGGCAAGCCGGTCGAGGCGACCCGGCAGGAGGAGCTCGGCCCGCTCCTCGACGAGCTGCGCTTCTTCGCCGGCGCGGCACGCGTCCTGGAGGGCAAGTCCGCGGGGGAGTACCTGCGGGACCACACTTCTTTCGTACGCCGTGAGCCGATCGGCGTGTGCGCACAGATCACGCCGTGGAACTATCCGATGGTGATGGGGGTCTGGAAGTTCGCGCCCGCCATCGCGGCCGGTAACTCGGTGGTCCTGAAGCCGTCGGACACCACCCCGGTGAGCACCCTGCTGCTCGCCGAGATCGCCGCCGAGTTCCTGCCGCCGGGCGTGCTCAACGTGGTCTGCGGCGACCGGGACACCGGCCGTGCGCTGGTGTCGCACCCGGTGCCGCAGCTGGTGTCGATCACCGGCTCCACCCGGGCCGGGATGGAGGTGGCCTCGGCCGCCGCCCCCGACCTCAAGCGGGTCCACCTCGAGCTCGGCGGCAAAGCGCCGGTCGTGGTCTTCGACGACGTGGACATCGCGGCGACCGCGGAGGCGATCGCCGGCGCCGGCTACTTCAACGCCGGCCAGGACTGCACCGCCGCCACCCGGGTGCTGGTGCACGAGCGGATCGCCGCCGAGTTCACCGCCGCCCTCGCCGCCGCGGCCAAGAACACCCGGGTCGGCGCCCCGTCCGACACCGGCGCCTACTTCGGCCCGGTCAACAACGTCAACCAGCTCGACCGGGTCACCGGCTTCCTGGCCCGGACGCCGGACCACGCCGAGGTGGTGGCCGGCGGCAACCGGATCGGGGACCGGGGATACTTCTTCGAGCCGACCGTCGTCACCGGTCTGCGGCAGCAGGACGAGATGATCCAGGACGAGGTCTTCGGCCCGGTCATCACCGTGCAGAGCTTCACCGACGAGGACGCGGCGGTGCGCTGGGCCAACGATGTACGGTTCGGGCTCAGCGCCAGTGTCTGGACGCAGAACCACGGCCGGGCGATGCGCGTCTCGCGCCGTCTCGATTTCGGAGCGGTGTGGATCAACACGCACCTCCCGTTCGTCTCCGAGATGCCGCACGGCGGCTACGGTCACTCCGGTTACGGCAAGGACCTTTCGATGTACGGCTTCGAGGAGTACACCCGGATCAAGCACGTGATGAGCTTCAACGGCTGA